In the genome of Xenopus laevis strain J_2021 chromosome 1S, Xenopus_laevis_v10.1, whole genome shotgun sequence, one region contains:
- the irf9.S gene encoding interferon regulatory factor 9 isoform X2, with protein sequence MATGRARSTLKLKPWLVEQINSGQFSGLVWDDEQKTCFRIPWKHAGKQDFRCDEDAAIFKAWAMYKNRLCSEGKQDAASWKTRLRCALNKSPEFQELPHRSQLDIAEPYKVYSIVPPGEQVTADSRRSGRKRKSNASKAGSSSDESTTCEEKLQIIRLDLTQVNDARVTSSASPEDSGIGSDTSNTETLNTAQYSTESLTPLPTLPLQMTHTALQVTVFYSGVEVSQSIVQSGECKLSAGASLMRSGSGMEHVTLPAPDERLDFETRKRTQDLLTFLQSGVMLASNRDGIFVQRQRSCSGRVFWAGPCANPGQSNKLERDMHVKLFDTVNFLRDLERYNTEGGMAPRYEVTLCFGEEISEHEPRTNKLIVAQIEQVIASELVHEYSQSAQNVQALNPLLQDPPAPYLSPLLPFDTQNN encoded by the exons ATGGCCACTGGGCGAGCTCGCTCTACACTGAAGCTTAAACCGTGGCTGGTGGAACAAATTAACAGTGGACAATTCTCAGGGCTTGTATGGGACGATGAGCAGAAGACCTGTTTCAGAATTCCATGGAAACATGCTGGGAAACAGGACTTTCGCTGTGATGAGGATGCAGCCATTTTTAAG GCCTGGGCTATGTACAAAAACAGACTGTGTTCAGAGGGCAAGCAAGATGCAGCTTCTTGGAAGACCAGACTGCGTTGTGCCTTGAATAAGAGTCCAGAATTCCAGGAGCTTCCACACAGATCCCAGCTAGACATAGCTGAACCTTACAAAGTGTACAGTATTGTTCCTCCTGGAGAACAGG TAACTGCAGATTCCAGAAGATCTGGACGTAAGCGAAAGAGTAATGCAAGCAAAGCTGGTAGCTCATCTGATGAAAGCACCACCTGTGAGGAGAAACTACAGATAATCAGGCTG gatcTGACTCAAGTTAATGATGCAAGAGTAACCAGTTCAGCATCACCTGAAGATTCTGGGATTGGAAGTGACACAAGCAACACGGAGACACTCAACACAGCTCAGTACAGCACTGAAT CTCTCACTCCTCTTCCAACACTGCCTTTACAGATGACACATACAG cTTTGCAGGTTACTGTGTTCTACAGTGGTGTGGAAGTTTCTCAGAGCATTGTTCAAAGTGGGGAATGCAAGTTGTCAGCTGGGGCTTCCTTGATGAGATCAGGTTCAGGAATGGAGCATGTAACTCTCCCAGCACCAGATGAACGTCTGGACTTCGAAACGCGCAAAAGGACTCAAGATCTGTTAACATTCTTGCAATCTGGGGTTATGCTGGCCAGTAATAGGGATGGTATATTTGTGCAACGTCAAAGATCCTGCTCCGGCCGTGTGTTTTGGGCTGGGCCATGTGCAAATCCAGGACAGTCTAATAAACTGGAGAGAGACATGCACGTCAAACTATTTGACACTGTGAACTTTCTTAGAG ATCTGGAGAGATACAACACAGAAGGTGGAATGGCTCCCAGGTATGAAGTTACTTTGTGCTTTGGGGAGGAAATCTCAGAACATGAGCCTCGTACCAACAAACTTATTGTAGCACAG ATAGAACAAGTTATTGCTTCTGAGCTGGTGCATGAATACTCCCAGAGTGCTCAAAATGTCCAGGCCTTAAATCCCCTCCTGCAGGACCCGCCTGCTCCTTACCTGAGCCCTCTACTTCCTTTTGACACCCAAAACAACTAA
- the irf9.S gene encoding interferon regulatory factor 4 isoform X1, translating into MATGRARSTLKLKPWLVEQINSGQFSGLVWDDEQKTCFRIPWKHAGKQDFRCDEDAAIFKAWAMYKNRLCSEGKQDAASWKTRLRCALNKSPEFQELPHRSQLDIAEPYKVYSIVPPGEQVTADSRRSGRKRKSNASKAGSSSDESTTCEEKLQIIRLDLTQVNDARVTSSASPEDSGIGSDTSNTETLNTAQYSTESLTPLPTLPLQMTHTALVSSPSQHLEISNIALQVTVFYSGVEVSQSIVQSGECKLSAGASLMRSGSGMEHVTLPAPDERLDFETRKRTQDLLTFLQSGVMLASNRDGIFVQRQRSCSGRVFWAGPCANPGQSNKLERDMHVKLFDTVNFLRDLERYNTEGGMAPRYEVTLCFGEEISEHEPRTNKLIVAQIEQVIASELVHEYSQSAQNVQALNPLLQDPPAPYLSPLLPFDTQNN; encoded by the exons ATGGCCACTGGGCGAGCTCGCTCTACACTGAAGCTTAAACCGTGGCTGGTGGAACAAATTAACAGTGGACAATTCTCAGGGCTTGTATGGGACGATGAGCAGAAGACCTGTTTCAGAATTCCATGGAAACATGCTGGGAAACAGGACTTTCGCTGTGATGAGGATGCAGCCATTTTTAAG GCCTGGGCTATGTACAAAAACAGACTGTGTTCAGAGGGCAAGCAAGATGCAGCTTCTTGGAAGACCAGACTGCGTTGTGCCTTGAATAAGAGTCCAGAATTCCAGGAGCTTCCACACAGATCCCAGCTAGACATAGCTGAACCTTACAAAGTGTACAGTATTGTTCCTCCTGGAGAACAGG TAACTGCAGATTCCAGAAGATCTGGACGTAAGCGAAAGAGTAATGCAAGCAAAGCTGGTAGCTCATCTGATGAAAGCACCACCTGTGAGGAGAAACTACAGATAATCAGGCTG gatcTGACTCAAGTTAATGATGCAAGAGTAACCAGTTCAGCATCACCTGAAGATTCTGGGATTGGAAGTGACACAAGCAACACGGAGACACTCAACACAGCTCAGTACAGCACTGAAT CTCTCACTCCTCTTCCAACACTGCCTTTACAGATGACACATACAG cTCTCGTTTCTTCACCCAGCCAGCATTTAGAGATCTCAAATATAG cTTTGCAGGTTACTGTGTTCTACAGTGGTGTGGAAGTTTCTCAGAGCATTGTTCAAAGTGGGGAATGCAAGTTGTCAGCTGGGGCTTCCTTGATGAGATCAGGTTCAGGAATGGAGCATGTAACTCTCCCAGCACCAGATGAACGTCTGGACTTCGAAACGCGCAAAAGGACTCAAGATCTGTTAACATTCTTGCAATCTGGGGTTATGCTGGCCAGTAATAGGGATGGTATATTTGTGCAACGTCAAAGATCCTGCTCCGGCCGTGTGTTTTGGGCTGGGCCATGTGCAAATCCAGGACAGTCTAATAAACTGGAGAGAGACATGCACGTCAAACTATTTGACACTGTGAACTTTCTTAGAG ATCTGGAGAGATACAACACAGAAGGTGGAATGGCTCCCAGGTATGAAGTTACTTTGTGCTTTGGGGAGGAAATCTCAGAACATGAGCCTCGTACCAACAAACTTATTGTAGCACAG ATAGAACAAGTTATTGCTTCTGAGCTGGTGCATGAATACTCCCAGAGTGCTCAAAATGTCCAGGCCTTAAATCCCCTCCTGCAGGACCCGCCTGCTCCTTACCTGAGCCCTCTACTTCCTTTTGACACCCAAAACAACTAA